A DNA window from Drosophila biarmipes strain raj3 chromosome 2R, RU_DBia_V1.1, whole genome shotgun sequence contains the following coding sequences:
- the LOC108022761 gene encoding aquaporin-2, with the protein MTWDFFTFIRGISEFSATALLMLFGCMGESMNQGDENRTLVASVHYGLAVMVVMHVFGFVSGAHANPCISISCYFMGYIASDMMMMYVVCQLAGGFAGYFLLLQLLPKEVLDASKPAVCLVEPMASLTTTQIVMIECLLTAVFVLGWCALWDVRNGRFLDSVTIRMGLLVIACSFAGGQLTGASMNPVKTLVPAVFHGNPDSVSMQLTGQILAAIMVPSVWNNAYTPRYRPLEIPLCTGQN; encoded by the exons ATGACTTGGGACTTCTTTACCTTTATACGCGGCATCAGTGAGTTTAGTGCCACCGCCTTGCTGATGCTCTTTGGTTGCATGGGTGAGTCGATGAACCAGGGTGACGAGAACCGGACTTTGGTGGCCAG CGTTCACTACGGACTGGCTGTGATGGTTGTGATGCACGTGTTCGGCTTCGTCTCCGGAGCCCATGCAAACCCCTGCATCTCGATCTCGTGCTACTTCATGGGCTACATAGCCTCCGATATGATGATGATGTATGTGGTCTGTCAGCTGGCTGGCGGATTTGCTGGCTACTTCCTGCTGCTCCAACTGTTGCCCAAGGAAGTGCTGGATGCCAGCAAGCCGGCCGTTTGTCTGGTGGAGCCGATGGCCAGTCTGACCACCACCCAGATTGTCATGATCGAGTGCCTGCTGACCGCGGTCTTCGTGCTCGGATGGTGCGCCCTGTGGGATGTGCGAAACGGACGATTCCTGGACTCGGTCACCATTCGGATGGGTCTCCTGGTGATCGCCTGCAGTTTCGCTGGG GGCCAGTTGACTGGCGCCTCAATGAACCCAGTCAAGACTTTAGTGCCGGCCGTCTTTCACGGCAATCCAGACTCCGTTTCAATGCAGCTTACTGGCCAGATCCTGGCCGCCATCATGGTCCCCTCTGTCTGGAACAACGCGTATACGCCCCGCTATAGGCCCCTGGAAATACCCCTTTGCACCGGCCAGAACTAG
- the LOC108022758 gene encoding aquaporin isoform X2 translates to MAKSTSRSTCWLLQRRQLDNISIVLAEMIATAMLMFLGCMGCVQNSVFTNSNFQSAVNFGFVVLICIQCFGCVCGAHLNPAVTLATYVYNMISLPMALAYFVAQMVGAFIGYGLLKAVLPENAIYTSDTPSGVCLTLVNSTLTCWQGLAVEFLITCALIAICCGVWDPRNATKQDSVPVRFGLAIACLSLTAGQLTGASMNPARSFAPAIWNGVWENHWIYWVGPMAGALVTSLIYKHAFRREVEDLEELDETTMSTKRTSEAELA, encoded by the exons ATGGCTAAGAGCACAAG CCGTTCAACCTGCTGGCTGCTGCAGCGTCGCCAGCTGGACAATATCTCAATAGTTCTTGCCGAGATGATAGCCACCGCCATGCTGATGTTCCTCGGCTGCATGGGCTGCGTCCAGAACTCCGTCTTCACCAACTCGAACTTCCAGAGCGCCGTAAACTTTGGCTTCGTAGTGCTGATCTGCATCCAGTGTTTCGGCTGCGTGTGTGGAGCCCACTTGAATCCCGCCGTCACCCTGGCCACCTATGTCTACAACATGATCTCGCTGCCCATGGCCCTGGCCTACTTTGTGGCCCAGATGGTGGGTGCCTTCATAGGATATGGCCTGCTGAAGGCTGTGCTGCCGGAGAACGCCATCTACACCTCGGACACGCCCAGCGGAGTGTGTCTCACATTGGTCAACAGCACCTTGACCTGCTGGCAGGGCCTGGCCGTTGAGTTCCTGATCACCTGCGCCCTCATCGCCATTTGCTGCGGCGTCTGGGATCCCCGCAATGCCACAAAACAGGACTCCGTGCCGGTGCGCTTCGGCCTGGCCATCGCCTGCCTCTCACTCACAGCG GGTCAACTGACCGGAGCCAGCATGAACCCAGCGCGATCCTTCGCCCCGGCGATTTGGAATGGGGTGTGGGAAAACCACTGGATCTACTGGGTGGGACCCATGGCCGGGGCCCTGGTCACCTCGTTGATCTACAAGCACGCCTTCCGGCGGGAGGTGGAGGACTTGGAGGAGCTCGATGAGACCACCATGTCAACCAAGCGAACCTCGGAGGCGGAACTCGCCTAG
- the LOC108022759 gene encoding aquaporin AQPcic, producing MSQQKQKSQESNPTARWRLEGPQRCALASFFGEFVATAVFVFVACMGCVETPVFQNSHFRSGLTFGLAILIAIQCFGSVSGAHLNPAITLAAWLYGAIGWIKAVAYFLAQAAGALIGYGLLVAVLPESSIKGVDNPAGVCVTVLAPEISVLQGVFIEFLITCCLVMVACSVWDPRNVRLQDSVPVRFGLTVSCLILTAGLFTGASMNPTRSLGPAVWNNSWAHHWIYWVGPLVAGAVTSLIYKMAFKGDEEIDLRSSDAKIRMIGEVIVQ from the exons ATGTCGCAACAGAAGCAAAAATCGCAGGAGTCCAATCCGACCGCCAGGTGGCGCCTGGAAGGACCCCAAAGATGTGCCTTGGCCTCCTTCTTCGGGGAGTTCGTGGCCACGGCCGTCTTCGTTTTCGTGGCCTGCATGGGCTGTGTGGAGACGCCAGTGTTCCAGAACTCCCACTTCCGAAGTGGTCTCACCTTCGGGTTGGCCATCCTCATAGCCATTCAGTGTTTTGGCTCAGTTTCGGGGGCCCATCTGAATCCTGCCATCACCCTGGCGGCCTGGCTTTACGGAGCGATTGGTTGGATCAAGGCCGTAGCCTATTTCCTGGCCCAGGCTGCCGGAGCCTTGATCGGATACGGTCTCCTGGTGGCTGTTCTGCCCGAGAGTTCCATCAAGGGAGTGGACAACCCGGCGGGAGTTTGCGTAACAGTTCTAGCCCCGGAAATCAGTGTACTTCAGGGAGTCTTCATCGAGTTCCTCATCACCTGCTGCCTGGTAATGGTGGCCTGTTCCGTGTGGGATCCCCGCAACGTCAGGCTCCAGGACTCGGTGCCCGTGAGGTTTGGCCTCACCGTCTCCTGTCTCATCCTGACAGCA GGTCTCTTTACGGGAGCCAGCATGAATCCCACGAGATCCTTGGGTCCCGCTGTGTGGAACAACTCCTGGGCGCATCATTGGATCTACTGGGTGGGTCCTTTGGTGGCAGGGGCTGTCACCTCGCTGATCTATAAAATGGCTTTCAAGGGCGATGAGGAGATCGATTTGAGGAGTTCCGATGCCAAGATACGCATGATCGGGGAGGTTATAGTGCAATAA
- the LOC108022760 gene encoding aquaporin AQPcic isoform X1, protein MSREIRCCKVFKMKGSTLDKISAFLGELIGTGILVFLGCMGCVKTDIFPNNHLQIVLNFGFAVLVAIQCFGCVSGAHLNPAVTVAAYIYDMISLSMALAYFVAQMLGAFIGYGLLMVLLPEDTLKAGAGLCVTLPHTSVTSVQAFGIEFVITSILIIVCCGVWDPRNSKFHDSVGIRFGLAIACLACAAGPFTGASMNPARSFAPALWQINFSKNWIYWLAPLSASAVTAWAYKVVFRREVVEAEITSNEKLRQLEEVNLS, encoded by the exons ATGAGCCGCGAGATTCG TTGCTGCAAGGTATTCAAAATGAAGGGATCGACGCTGGACAAAATCTCCGCCTTCCTGGGCGAGCTCATCGGCACCGGCATCCTGGTCTTCCTGGGCTGCATGGGCTGCGTGAAGACGGACATTTTCCCCAACAACCATCTGCAGATTGTCCTCAACTTTGGCTTCGCCGTCCTCGTCGCCATTCAGTGCTTCGGCTGTGTGTCCGGAGCTCATTTGAATCCCGCCGTGACGGTGGCCGCCTACATCTACGACATGATCTCCCTATCCATGGCCTTGGCCTATTTTGTCGCCCAGATGCTGGGCGCCTTCATAGGGTACGGCCTGCTGATGGTCCTACTCCCCGAAGATACCCTCAAAGCGGGAGCCGGCCTCTGCGTGACCCTGCCCCACACTTCCGTGACCTCTGTTCAGGCCTTTGGCATTGAGTTCGTCATCACCTCCATCCTGATCATCGTCTGTTGCGGCGTCTGGGATCCGCGCAACTCCAAGTTCCACGACTCGGTGGGCATCCGCTTCGGTCTGGCCATCGCCTGTCTTGCCTGTGCTGCT GGTCCCTTCACCGGTGCCAGCATGAACCCTGCCAGGTCCTTCGCCCCCGCCCTGTGGCAGATCAACTTCTCAAAGAACTGGATCTACTGGCTGGCTCCATTAAGCGCCTCCGCCGTCACCGCCTGGGCCTACAAGGTCGTCTTCCGCCGGGAGGTGGTGGAGGCGGAGATCACCTCCAACGAGAAGCTGCGCCAGCTGGAGGAGGTCAACCTATCGTAG
- the LOC108022760 gene encoding aquaporin AQPcic isoform X2: protein MKGSTLDKISAFLGELIGTGILVFLGCMGCVKTDIFPNNHLQIVLNFGFAVLVAIQCFGCVSGAHLNPAVTVAAYIYDMISLSMALAYFVAQMLGAFIGYGLLMVLLPEDTLKAGAGLCVTLPHTSVTSVQAFGIEFVITSILIIVCCGVWDPRNSKFHDSVGIRFGLAIACLACAAGPFTGASMNPARSFAPALWQINFSKNWIYWLAPLSASAVTAWAYKVVFRREVVEAEITSNEKLRQLEEVNLS, encoded by the exons ATGAAGGGATCGACGCTGGACAAAATCTCCGCCTTCCTGGGCGAGCTCATCGGCACCGGCATCCTGGTCTTCCTGGGCTGCATGGGCTGCGTGAAGACGGACATTTTCCCCAACAACCATCTGCAGATTGTCCTCAACTTTGGCTTCGCCGTCCTCGTCGCCATTCAGTGCTTCGGCTGTGTGTCCGGAGCTCATTTGAATCCCGCCGTGACGGTGGCCGCCTACATCTACGACATGATCTCCCTATCCATGGCCTTGGCCTATTTTGTCGCCCAGATGCTGGGCGCCTTCATAGGGTACGGCCTGCTGATGGTCCTACTCCCCGAAGATACCCTCAAAGCGGGAGCCGGCCTCTGCGTGACCCTGCCCCACACTTCCGTGACCTCTGTTCAGGCCTTTGGCATTGAGTTCGTCATCACCTCCATCCTGATCATCGTCTGTTGCGGCGTCTGGGATCCGCGCAACTCCAAGTTCCACGACTCGGTGGGCATCCGCTTCGGTCTGGCCATCGCCTGTCTTGCCTGTGCTGCT GGTCCCTTCACCGGTGCCAGCATGAACCCTGCCAGGTCCTTCGCCCCCGCCCTGTGGCAGATCAACTTCTCAAAGAACTGGATCTACTGGCTGGCTCCATTAAGCGCCTCCGCCGTCACCGCCTGGGCCTACAAGGTCGTCTTCCGCCGGGAGGTGGTGGAGGCGGAGATCACCTCCAACGAGAAGCTGCGCCAGCTGGAGGAGGTCAACCTATCGTAG